The nucleotide sequence CCCGAAGTACGCCGGGTCGTCCGAGTTCACGGTCACCAGCAGCCCCGCCTCCATCATCGCCCGCAGCGGATGGTCCGCGAGGGTGTCGATGACGCGGAGGCGTACGTTCGACAGCGGGCACAGCGTCAGCGGCACGCGCTCGCGGGCGAGCCGGTCGACGAGTTCCGGGTCGTCCATGCAGCGCAGACCGTGGTCGACGCGCTCGACGCCGAGGACGTCGAGCGCCTCGCGGACGTACGCCGCCGGCCCCTCCTCGCCCGCGTGCGCGACGCGGCGCAGCCCGAGCCGGGCCGCCTCCTCGTACACCTCGCGGAACTTCGCCGGCGGGTTGCCGACCTCCGCCGAGTCGAGCCCGACGCCGGTGATCCGGTCCAGGTACGGCTTCGCGGCGTCGAGCGTCGCGAGCGCGGACTCGGCCGACTCGTCGCGCAGGAAGCACATGATGAGCCGGGTGGAGATCCCGTACCGCTCCTCGGAGCGTTCGAGGGAGGCGCCGATGCCCTCGACGACGGTGCCGAGGGGGACGCCGCGGGCGGCGTGCGCCTGCGGGTCGAAGAAGATCTCGGCGTGCCGGACGCCCTGCGCGGCGGCCCGCTCCAGATAGGCGTCGGTGAGCTCGGTGAAGTCCTCGGCGGTGCGCAGGACCGCCATCAGGCCGTAGTAGAGGTCCAGGAAGGACTGGAGGTCGCTGAAGCGGTACGCCTCGCGCAGGGCCGCGGCGTCCGCGTACGGCAGGGTGACGCCGCCCCGCGCGGCGAGCGCGAAGGCCAGCTCGGGTTCGAGGGTGCCTTCGATGTGGAGGTGCAGTTCGGCCTTGGGTACGGGCATGTTCACGTTCGTTTCGGTACGGGGACCCTCATGAGGTCCTGGGCAATGCTCAGCTCGCCGTCGAACCCGGCCGCCCGCGCCTGCCGCTCGAACTCGGCCGGGTCGGAGTAGCGCTGCGAGAAGTGGGTCAGGACGAGGTGCCGCACGCCCGCGTCCCGCGCGACAGCGGCGGCCTGGCCGGCCGTCAGATGGCCGTGGTCGGTGGCGAGGCGGACGTCCTCGTCGAGGAAGGTCGACTCGATGACCAGCATGTCGGCGCCCTCCGCGAGGGCGTGCACGCCGTCGCAGAGCCGGGTGTCCATGACGAAGGCGAAGCGCTGCCCGCGCCGGACCTCGCTGACCTCGTCGAGGGTCACCCCGTCCAGCACGCCCTCGCGCTGGATCCGGCCCACGTCGGGGCCGGTGATGCCGTGCGCGGCGAGCCGTTCGGGCAGGATGCGGCGCCCGTCGGGCTCGGTGAGCCGGTAGCCGTACGACTCGACCGGATGCGAGAGCCGGCACGCGTCGAGGGTGTACGCGTCGGTGACGGCGAGCGGCCCGTCGGCGGCCACCGGCCCCTCGGTGAGCCGCACGGTCTCGCGGTACGCCGTGGCGTACCGCAGCCGCTCGAAGAAGTGCTGCCCGCTCGCCGGGTAGTGCGCGGTGACGGGGTGCGGGACCTGGTCGAGGTTGATCCGCTGGATCACCCCGGCCAGGCCGAGCGAGTGGTCGCCGTGGAAGTGCGTGACGCAGATCCGGTCGATGTCGTGCGCGGCGACCCCGGCCCGCAGCATCTGGCGCTGGGTGCCCTCGCCGGGGTCGAAGAGGATGCCCTGTCCGTCCCAGCGCAGCAGGTAGCCGTTGTGGTTGCGGTGCCGGGTCGGAACCTGGCTGGCGGTTCCGAGGACGACCAGTTCGCGTACGGACATGGCTGGTCCGGCCTAGCCGGGGGGCCAGTTGAGGCCGCGGCCGCCCAGCACGTGCGCGTGCGCGTGGAAGACGGTCTGGCCCGCGCCCGCGCCGGTGTTGAAGACGATCCGGAAGCCGCTGCCGTCGACCTTCTCCTGGGCGGCGACCTCGCCGGCCTCGCGCAGTATGTCGGCGGCCACGGCCGGCTCGGCGGCGGCGAGCGACGCGGCGTCCGGGTAGTGGAGGCGCGGGATCACGAGGACGTGGGTGGGCGCCTGCGGGTTGATGTCGCGGAACGCGACCGTCGTCTCCGTCTCGCGCACGATCGTCGCGGGCACCTCTCCCGCCACGATCTTGCAGAACAGGCAGTCGCTCTGCGGCTCTCCGGCCATGGCCCGGGCCTCCTCGCCTCGTCGGTCGCTACCCGCGCATGCTATCCGCCGGCGCACCGCGACCGGGTCCCCGGCCGTCTTCAGTCCTTGGGCGCGCGCCGGTTCAGGAACGAGCGGCTCACCCAGTACGTGATGATCACACCCCAGAACAGCGGCGTGCCGACCGCCCGCACCACGCCCGAGTCGAAGGACCACAGGGCGAGCGAGGCGAACGAGGAGAGACCGAGGAGACCGACCGCCCCGGCCATGAACAGCACGGGCCGGCAGTTGCGGGCCACGAGGAGCATCGGCCGGCGCAGCCGGGGCGGCACCCGGCGGCCGATCCACACCGCCCATCCGGTCCAGGCGCCGAGCAGCACCGCAAGGCCGACCAGGAGCGGGACGGCCGCCTCGGCCCAGGTCGCGCCGTCGGGGACGGCGGCGCCCGCGACGGCCGAGGCCAGGAAGCCGACGAGGGCGACCCAGCGGGCCCCGGCGGCGGTGTTCCAGGCCATGGCCTCCAGGTTGTAGCGGGCCTTGCGGTCCTGGAGGTCGAGCGCGGCGGAGGCCACGAAGCCCTCGGCGGCCTGGGTCCAGGCGCCGCGGCGGAACCAGCGGCGCCGCAGCCGCAGCAGCGACAGGTTGTTGTGGGCCTCGCTGCTCTGCGGGTTGAGCCGCAGTGTCGTCTCGTACGCCCGCTGCGCGGTGGCGTGGTCGCCCCGGCGCTGGGCGGTGAGCCCCACCAGGAAGTGGGCGGCGTCCTCCTCGGGGGCGAGGCTGACGGCGGCCCGCGCCGCCTCGTACGCCTCGCGGGTACGCGCGGGCGTGCGCGCGTGCTCCGCGAACTGGGCGAGGGCGGTACCGAGCGCGTAGTGGGTGCCCCAGTACTGCGGGGCGAGCTGGACGGCGTACCGGGCGGCGGCCTCCGCGTCCTGGAACCGCCGCAGCGCCAGCAGGATCTGGACCCGCATCAGCCAGGCCATGAGCAGCTCGGGTTCGGCGCGCAGCGCCCGGTCCACGGCGTCCAGGGCGGCCGGCTGGTCCTCGGCGCGGTGGTGGCAGCGGGCGAGCAGGACGAGCGCCTCGGCGTCCTCCGGTTCGCCCGCCAGGTGCTGGGCGACGAGCTCCCCGGCCTGCGCGTACCGCCCGGTGTCGTAGAGCGCCTCCGCGCGCAGGAGCGCGGCGGGGGTGGTCACAGCTTGCGCTTCCGCTTGAGGTGGGCGAGGAGGTCGTCGTACAGGCCGCCCTCGTTGGCGAACATGGCGACGTTCCGCGCGGCGGCGAACCACGGCTCCGTGGACGGCTTGATCTGCTTGGCCGCGGTCAGCAGGTCCTTGGTGCCGATCAGGCGTACGGAGCCGCTGCGGGCGGAATCGAGGAGCGCGGCCTCGGCCGCGGTCTCGCAGACGTGGGCGAGGTCGGCGCCGGAGAAGTCCTCGGTGGCCTTGACGAGCTTGCCGAGGTCGACGGCCTCGATGGGCCGCTCGCGCAGGTGGTAGCGGAGGATCGCCTCGCGTGCGGTGGCGTCCGGCGGCAGCACGAGGAGGGTGCGGTCGAGCCGGCCGGGGCGGCGCAGGGCGATGTCGACGTCCCAGGGCACGTTGGTGGCGGCGAGCACGAACACGCCCTCGTTGCCGGCGCCGGACGCGATGCCGTCGAGCTCAGTGAGGAGCTGGTTGACGACGTTGCGCAGTCCGCTGTGGTGCGTGCGGGACCGTTTGGCGCCGAGGGCGTCCAGCTCGTCGAGGAAGACGACGCAGGGGGCCTGGCGGCGGGCGGTCTCGAAGATGTCGTGGATGTTCTTCTCGGACGCCCCGATCCACATGTCGAGGACGTCGGAGAGCGAGACGGTGAGGAAGTTCGCGCCGAGCTCGCCGGCGACGGCCCGTGCGATGAAGGTCTTGCCGCAGCCGGGAGGCCCGTACAGCAGCAGCCCGCCGCGCAGCGACTTGCCGTACAGCTTGCGCAGTTCGGGATTGCGCATGGGGGCGAGGAAGGCGGCCTCCAGGCGCTCCTTGACCTCGTCCATGCCGCCGACGTCGGCGAGGCGTACGGAGCCGGGCGCGTCGACGTCCCAGGCGTCGGCGTCCCCCGCCGTCCCCTCGCCTTCGGCGGCCTGCGGGTCGTCGAGGAAGCGGGGCCCGACGACGTCCCGGACCTGCTGCTCTGCGGCGTCCCAGTCGAAGGCGGGGACGGGGCCGACGGGCGGCGGCGGAGGCTCGACCGGCCCGGTCGCCCGCTCCGTGGGGGCCGGGGCGGGAGGCGTGGCCGGAGCCGGGGCCGGGGCGGGGGGCGTGGCCGGCGGCATCCCCATGGCCCGGACCATCAGCGCCCGCGCGTCCGTGTCGCCGGGCGCGTGCTGGAGCGCGACGGCCGCCTCCGCGACGGCCTCGTCGTTCCGTCCCTCGGCGAGGAGGAGTTCGGCGAAGTGCAGGCGCAGGGGTACGTCACCGGGGGCGGCGGTCACGGCGGCGCGCAGACTGCGGATCAGGGGGGACTCGTCGGCCATGCGGCCCAGCCTAAGGAGCGCGGGGCGGCCGCGGTCCACCGGGTTCGGGCCGTCGCGCACTTCGTACACGACGCCGGACGGGACAGGACCGCGCACCGTTCGGAGCGGGCCGAAGGAGCTAGCTCCAGCGGCCCGTGCGGCCCAGGACGAGCGCCGTCGCCGCCGTACCGGCCGTGGAGGTGCGCAGGACGCTCCGGCCCAGCCGGTACGGCTTCGCCCCGGCCGCCTCGAACACGGCCAGCTCCTCCGGGGAGACCCCGCCCTCGGGGCCCACGACCAGCACGATCGCGCCCTTCGCCGGGAGTTCGGCGGTCGCCAGCGCCCCGCTCGGGTGGTCGCGGTCCTCGTGCAGGACGGCCGCGAAGTCCGCCCCCGCGAGCAGCGCGGCGACCTGCTTGGTCGTCATCGGCTCCGCGACCTCGGGGAACCGGGACCGGCGCGACTGCTTGCCCGCCTCGCGCGCTGTGGAGCGCCACTTGGCGAGCGCCTTGAGGCCCCGGTCGCCCTTCCACTGCGTGATGCAGCGGGACGCGGCCCACGGCACGATCGCGTCCACGCCGGTCTCCGTCATGGTCTCCACGGCGAGCTCGCCACGGTCGCCCTTGGGAAGCGCCTGGACGACGGTGATCCGGGGCTCCTCCGCGGGGTCCTCGTGGACCTCGTCGACCCGTACGGTCAGCTGGTCCTTGCCCTCGGCGGCGAGCACCACGCACGCGGCCCAGCGGCCGCCGCCGTCGGCGAGGACGAGCTCCTCGCCCTCCCGCAGCCGCTTCACGGAGACGGCGTGCCGCCCTTCGGGCCCGTCCAGGAGGAAGCTCCCGGGGCCGGGGACGGCGTCGACGACGAAGACGGGTGCGGTCATGAGGCGCTCCTGTGGGCGAGCTCGGAGAGTGCGGTGTCGAGTTCGGCGGCCAGTACCTCGACCAGCTGCCCGGCGGGGAGTTCACGGGCGAGCCGGTGGCCCTGGCCGGCCCACAGGGCCATGCCCTGGGCGTCGCCGGCGGTCGCGGCGGCCTTGCGGATCGGGGCGGTGAGGTGGTGGATCTCGGGGTACGCGGCGGGGGCGTACGGCCCGTGCTCGCGCATGAAGCGGTTGACGAGGCCGCGCGCCGGGCGCCCGGAGAAGGCCCGGGTGAAGGCGGTCCTGGTGAACAGCGGGTCGGTCAGGGCCCGCTTGTGCAGCGGGTGGGCGCCCGACTCGGGACAGCACAGGAAGGCGGTGCCGAGCTGGGCGGCGGTGGCACCGGCGGCGAGGACGGCGGCGATCTGCGCGCCGCGCATGATCCCGCCGGTGGCGACGATCGGCAGGGCGACGCTCTCGCGGACCTGGGCGATCAGCGCGAGCAGCCCGGTGCCGGGGGCGTCGTCGGCGGGGTCGTCGCGGTAGGTGCCCTGGTGGCCGCCGGCCTCGGCGCCCTGGACGCAGACGGCGTCCGCACCGGCCTGCTGGGCGGCGAGCGCCTCTTCGGCGGAGGTGACGGTCACGATCGTGAACGTTCCCACCCGCGCGAAGGAGGCGAGGACCTCGGGCGTGGGGCAGCCGAAGGTGAAGGAGACGACCCGGACCGGGTCCTCCAGGAGGATCGCCAGCTTGGCGTCGTAGGCGTCGTCGCGGCCGTCGTCGGTCTCGCCGAGCGGGGTCTCGTACCAGGTGGCCTCGCCCGCGAGCTGATGGCGGTAGACCTCGACCGCGGCCGGGTCGGCGGGCCGCCCGGTCTGCGGCATGAAGAGGTTGACGCCGAAGGGCCGTGACGTGAGCCCGCGCACCTGCTTGATCTCCTGGTACAGCCCGCCGGCCGTCTTGTACCCGCCGGCCAGGAAGCCGAGCGCCCCCGCCGAACAGACGGCTCCGACCAGCTCGGGACCGGAGGCGCCCCCCGCCATGGGGGCCTGCACGATCGGAAACCGAGAGAGATCGTTCAGTGCGGTGCTGGACATACGGGCATCGTGTCATGCCCCTGCTTCCGGGCCGAATCCATCCGTCAGGTCCCGGAAGCACCGGCTCCGGGTACGGGAAGAGGCGGCGCCCACGGGCACCGCCCCTTCCCCACGTACGAGTCGCGCACGAGCGCCTACCGCCCGTTGAACGCGTCCTTCAACCGCGAGAACAGCCCCTGCTGCCCCGGCTGGAACTGGCCGGTCGGCCGTTCCTCGCCGCGCAGCTTGGCCAGTTCGCGCAGGAGCCGCTCCTGCTCCGCGTCGAGCTTCGCCGGGGTCTGCACCTCGACGTGCACGATCAGGTCGCCCCGGCCGTTGCCGCGCAGATGGGTGACGCCGCGGCCGTGCAGCGGGATCGACTGGCCGGACTGGGTGCCCGGGCGGATGTCGATCTCCTCGACGCCGTCGAGCGTCTGCAGCGGCACCTTCGTACCGAGCGCGCCCGCCGTCATCGGGATGGTAACCGTGCAGTGCAGGTCGTCCCCGCGCCGCTGGAAGGTCTCATGCGGCGTCTCGTGGATCTCGACGTACAGGTCACCGGCGGGGCCGCCGCCGGGGCCGACCTCGCCCTCGCCCGCGAGCTGGATCCGGGTGCCGTTGTCGACACCGGCCGGGATCTTGACCGTGAGGGTGCGCCGGGAGCGGACCCGGCCGTCGCCCGCGCACTCGGGGCACGGGGTCGGGACGACGGTGCCGAAGCCCTGGCACTGCGGGCAGGGGCGGGAGGTCATGACCTGGCCCAGGAAGGACCGGGTGACCTGGGAGACCTCGCCGCGACCGCGGCACATGTCGCAGGTCTGCGCGGAGGTGCCGGGCGCGGCGCCCTCACCGGAGCAGGTCGTGCAGACGACCGCCGTGTCGACCTGGATGTCCTTGGTGGTGCCGAAGGCCGCCTCGTTGAGGTCGATCTCCAGACGGATCATGGCGTCCTGGCCGCGGCGGGTCCGCGAGCGCGGGCCGCGCTGCGAAGCCGTACCGAAGAAGGCGTCCATGATGTCGGAGAAGTTGCCGAAGCCACCGGCTCCGAAGCCGCCCGCGCCGCCTCCGCCGGAGGCCGAGAGGGGGTCGCCGCCCAGGTCGTAGACCTGCTTCTTCTGCGGGTCCGAGAGGACCTCGTAGGCGGCGTTGATCTCCTTGAAGCGTTCCTGCGTCTTCGGATCGGGATTCACGTCCGGGTGCAGCTCGCGCGCGAGCCTCCGGAAGGCCTTCTTGATCTCGTCCTGGGACGCGTCGCGGCGCACGCCGAGTACGGCGTAGTAGTCCGTGGCCACTTACGACTCCGCCAGGATCTGTCCGACGTAACGTGCCACTGCGCGTACCGCTCCCATCGTTCCGGGGTAGTCCATGCGGGTCGGTCCGACCACGCCGAGTTTGGCGACTGCCTCGCCGCCCGAACCGTAGCCGACCGAGACGACGGACGTGGAGCTCAGCCCCTCGTGGGCGTTCTCGTGCCCGATGCGTACGGTCATGCCCGATTCCTTGGCCTCGCCGAGGAGCTTGAGGAGCACGACCTGCTCCTCGAGGGCTTCCAGGACGGGCCTGATCATCAGGGGGAAGTCGTGTCCGAAGCGGGTGAGATTGGCGGTGCCGCCGATCATCAGCCGCTCCTCGTGCTCCTCGACCAGGGTTTCGAGGAGGGTCGCGAGCACGGTCGTGACCGTCGCGCGGTCCTCGGTCTCCTCGAAGGACTCGGGGAGGTCCTGCACCAGCTGCGGCACGTCGGCGAACCGGCGGCCGACGACCCGGCTGTTGAGCCGGGCCCGCAGATCGGCGAGCGAGGTCTCGCCGAAGGGCGCGGGGCAGTCGATGACGCGCTGCTCGACCCGGCCGGTGTCGGTGATGAGCACCAGCATCAGGCGGGCGGGCGCCAGCGAGAGCAGCTCCACGTGCCGGACGGTCGAGCGGGTCAGCGAGGGGTACTGGACGACGGCGACCTGGCGGGTCAGCTGGGCGAGCAGCCGGACCGTGCGGCCGACGACGTCGTCGAGGTCCACCGCGCCGTCGAGGAAGTTGTGGATGGCCCGGCGCTCGGGCGTCGACAGCGGCTTGACGCCGGCCAGCCGGTCGACGAAGAGGCGGTAGCCCTTGTCGGTGGGGATGCGGCCGGCGCTGGTGTGGGGCTGGGCGATGAAGCCCTCCTCCTCCAGCACCGCCATGTCGTTGCGCACGGTGGCGGGCGAGACGCCGAGCTTGTGGCGCTCGGTGAGCGCCTTGGAGCCGACGGGCTCCTCCGTCCCGACATAGTCCTGGACGATGGCGCGCAGAACCTCGAGTCTGCGTTCGCTGAGCATCGTGCGTGCACCTCCAGCTCTCATCGTCGTTCCGGTTGCTCCGCTTTTGGCACTCGCCCTGCCCGAGTGCCAGCGATACCCCGGCCAGTGTACGGCGGCGGGCGTCGCTCCTGGCAAGGAGGCGGTGCCCCCGTCGGCTAGCGTCGCGGCATGGACGTGGATTGGGAAGCGTACGGGTGGGAGCGGCTCGCGGACGGGGTGGGCCGCCGGCGGCTGCCCGGCTGGGACGCCACGGTCGGACTGGTACTGGGGGAACGGGCCGTGCTGCTGTACGACACCGGCTCCTCGCTCGCGGAGGGCGCCGAGCTGCGGACGCAGATCGCGGGGCTCACGGGCGGCCGGAGAGTGACGCACATCGCACTGAGCCATCCGCATTTCGACCATGTGCTCGGCACGGCGGCGTTCGCGGGCGCGGAGGTCTTCGGCGCGGTGGGCTCCGACGAGCTGCTCGGCCGGGCGCGGGAGCGCGAGGCGCTGCGCGAGGACGCCGTGCGGCAGGGTCTCGACGCGACGGCGGCGGCCGAGGCGGCGGACGTCCTGGTGGCCCCCCGGCACGTGGTCTCCGGGGAGTGGACGCTCGACCTGGGCGGCCGGCAGGTCCTGCTGGCGAACGTCGGCCCCGGCCACTCGGGCCACGACCTGGCGCTGCTGGTCCCCGGCTCCCGCGAGGTGGTCTTCTGCGGCGATCTGGTCGAGGAGTCGGGCGAGCCGCAGGCCGGCCCGGACGCGATCCCCGCCCGCTGGCCGGACGCGCTCGACCGGCTGCTGGGGCTCGGCGGCGAGGACGCGGTGTACGTGCCGGGGCACGGGGCGGTGGTGGACGCCCCGTTCGTACGACTCCAGCGGGAGGAACTGGCGAGGCGCTTCTCCGTCGCATAACGTCGCCCGAATGCGCAGCTACGACCCGGATCTGACGCCCCCTTGGAAGAAGACGGCGCCCGTGCCCGAGGTGCCGGCCGACCGCGACCTCGTCGTCGAGGAGGTCACGACGGGCTTCTGCGGGGCGGTGATCCGCTGCGAGGCGGGCACGGTGACCCTGGAGGACCGCTTCGGCAAGCACCGGGTGTTCCCGCTGGACCCGCGCGGCTTCCTCCTGGAGGGCCGGGTGGTGACCCTGGTCCGCCCGTCCGCCGGCCCGGCCCGCCCCACCCGTACGGCCTCCGGCTCGGTCGCGGTGCCCGGCGCACGCGCGCGCGTGGCGCGAGCGGGCCGCATCTACGTGGAGGGCCGCCACGACGCCGAGCTGGTGGAGCGGGTCTGGGGTGACGACCTGCGCATCGAGGGCGTCGTCGTGGAGTACCTGGAGGGCGTCGACGACCTCCCGGCGATCGTCGCGGAGTTCGCCCCGGGCCCGGACGCCCGGCTGGGCGTCCTGGTGGACCACCTGGTCCCGGGTTCGAAGGAGTCGAAGATCGCCGCCCGGGTGACCTCGCCGGACGTGCTGGTCGTGGGACACCCGTACATCGACGTCTGGGAGGCGGTGAAGCCCTCCTCGGTGGGCATCCGGGCCTGGCCCCGGGTCCCCAGGGGCCAGGACTGGAAGACGGGCGTGTGCGAGGCCCTGGGCTGGCCGCCGAACACGGGCGCGGCCTGGCAGCACATCCTGTCGAAGGTGACGTCGTACAAGGACCTGGAGCCGGAGCTGCTGGGCCGGGTGGAGGAGCTGATCGACTTCGTGACGGCGCCGTAGGGGGCGGGCCGCACACCCGCCCCGCGCCGCTCTAGGACCCCTCCGAACCGCCGGTCAGGAGCCACGCCACCACGGCCCGGACGGCACCGGAGACGGCCGCGCCCGCCAGCGCGAGCCCCACCTTGAGGGAGATCTTCCGCTTCATCGTCGTCGCCTTTCGGGGTGACCGGTTGATGCCCCAACCCTCCGAGGACCACGGGGTGTTGCGCCAAGCGATACGCGTTGCGGATGCTGTGGGACACGGTCCGAGCGCGACCCCGAGGAGCGGCACGGGTGGATGAGGTCACGGCGGAACACGCCGGAGGGGACGAGCCGGTCGCACGGGGCCGCGCGGACGGGGACGAGCCGGTCGCGGCGGAGCTCGTGCCGCTGGACGATGTGGCGAAGGCCCGGTTCATGGGCCTGCGGCCGATCCCCGACCACGTCGAGGGCGAGCGCCGCGAACTCGCCGTGGCACTGCGCCGCTGCTTCTTCGAACTCGAATGCACCCTGCGCCGGTACGCCGTCCAGCGCAGCTACAGCGCGAGTAGCCTGAGCCGCTACCTCAGCGGCGAGACCCCCGCGCCCGACCACTTCGTCAACGCCCTGATGGACGACGTCGGCAAGAAGCTGGGCCGCCCGATGTCCCCGCAGGCACGCCAGGCCGTGATCCTCATGCAGCGCGCGGCCCTCAAATCGGTCAACACCCGCGCCTGGCAGATCCAGCGGCTGGAGGACCAACTGGCCGCCGCCCTCCAGGAGAAGGCCGTCGCCAGGACGATGGCCGACGCGGTGGCCACCGCCCTCCACGAGCACCAGGAACGCGTCGTGACGCTGGAGGCCGAACGGCAGGCGCTCACCGAGGAGGTGGCCGCGCAGCGGACCGCCGGCATCGAGCTGGCCCTGTTGCGCGCGGAGCAACACCGCGTGCTCACCGACCACGAGGCCCTGCGCCGGCGGGTCGCCGAGCTGGAAGCGGCCCTGGAAGCGGCCGAACAGCGTGTTGCGCTCGCCGAGCAACGCTGCGCCGACCTGGAACACACCCTGCTCGCGGCCGACGCCGCGGCGGCCGCGGAGGAGGAGGCGGACCGGCGGAGGACCGAGGAGAGGCTGGCTCGCAGCCAGGAGGAACTGGAGAGGCTCCGGCGGGAGGTCGCCTCGCTCCGGTCCCGGCCGGCGGAGAGTACGCCACCGGGTCGACACGACTGGATGGGGGACGGCCCCGCACCGGGACCTGAACCCGGATCGCGGCGGGAAACCGACCCCGAGGCCCAGCCGCAGACCGCGACCCCGCCCCCATCCCGGTCGCGACCGCAGACCGCGACCCCGCTCCTGGCCCACCCTGAAACGCAAACCCAGCCGCAGCCGCAGCCGCAGCCCGATGTGCCGCAGCCCGATGTGCCGCCGTCCCCGCTCCCGTCGCCCCGGACGGCCCCCGCGTCCCACGTCACCGTCGTCTTCGCGGCCCCTCAGCGCCCCTGGGGCACATGGATCGCGCACCGGCTGGAGCGGCACGGCCACCGCGCCACGCTCCAGCGCTGGGACCCGCCCCGCGAGGTCCCCCTGGAGCAGGTGCTCCGCGACCTCCTGCTCGCCCGGGGCCAG is from Streptomyces venezuelae ATCC 10712 and encodes:
- a CDS encoding DUF3097 domain-containing protein → MRSYDPDLTPPWKKTAPVPEVPADRDLVVEEVTTGFCGAVIRCEAGTVTLEDRFGKHRVFPLDPRGFLLEGRVVTLVRPSAGPARPTRTASGSVAVPGARARVARAGRIYVEGRHDAELVERVWGDDLRIEGVVVEYLEGVDDLPAIVAEFAPGPDARLGVLVDHLVPGSKESKIAARVTSPDVLVVGHPYIDVWEAVKPSSVGIRAWPRVPRGQDWKTGVCEALGWPPNTGAAWQHILSKVTSYKDLEPELLGRVEELIDFVTAP